DNA sequence from the Mangifera indica cultivar Alphonso chromosome 18, CATAS_Mindica_2.1, whole genome shotgun sequence genome:
AATACCTACTGCCATTTAAGGAATTTTTTGTCATAGGGCCAGACACATCAGTGTGTACTAACTGCAGTTTCTCCTTGGCTCTCCATGCTTCATTATTTGAGAATGAGAGTCTAGTTTGCTTGCCTAATTGACAAGCTTCATATACTCTTTTCATCATTGCCACCTTTGGCACTCCAACAATGAGCTCCTTTTCATGCAAAAGTTTGAGCCCTTTTTCATGAAAGTGGCCTAGTCTTTTATGCCACTTAATTGACTCTTGATCACTACTAACAAGTGCTTAAGCATTCAACTCATTTAGCTCTAAGCAAAAACTTCTATGCATCATATTTGCCACTATTACTTCTACTTCTTTTGAGTCATACAtatgacattttttattgtcaaattttaagGAGTAATTCTTCTCTAGCATCTGACTAATACTCAATAAGTTAAGAGCTATACCAGGCAcaaacaaaacatcattaatcaTTTTTGTACCTGATGATGTAGTGACAAAAACTGTACCAACTCCTTTCACTTGCAAAAAATCTCCATTTCCAATTTTTACTCTAGAGATTTTGCTCTTCTTCATGTTGACAAAAAGGCTTTCATTTGAAGTCATATGTTGGTGCAACCACTGTCCAATAACCAGGTTTGAGAATGGACTTGAGTTTCATAACAGCTTGCTATAAACAATTGCTCTTCAGGTTGCTCTTCCTTCTCTTGTAACTTTTCAGCAACTTGAGTTTGTTGCTGATTTGTTTTACCTTTGTTCTTGCAAACTTTTTCCATATGACCAAATTCTTTACACCCTCTACATTATATTTCAGGTCTATACCAGCAATACCTCTTTGTATGGCTGGTTTTTTTACAATATTGGCATGGTGGAAATCtacatttcttctctttttgtctTCTATCAAAGCTCTTCTTCTTTTCATTGCCTTTCTTGCCAAATTGCTACTTATTTGAACTAGAACCAGCATgcatttttgttgtttgatttgCAACAAGAGCTCCTTCAGATATTATGACTCCATCTCTGAATGTCTGTCTCGATTCCATAGCTTGTAAAGAGTTTGAAAGTTTTGAAATGGTCATGGTGCTTATGTCTTTTGAATCTTCCAAAGATGAGATCTTTGCCTCAAATTTTTCTGGCAAACTCACCAATACTTGCTCCATAACCTTATTTTCAGATATCACCTCTCCAAGAAGAGTCAACTGGTTCACAATTTTCATTAGCCTATCAATGTAGTCTTTAATTGATTCACCATTTTTCATTCTAAGTAGAGCAAATTCcctttttaaattgaaaatttgcatttgctttgatttgtCACTTCCATGGAATTCCAATTTCAACTTATCTCATGCTTCCTTTGTTGTCTCACAAGCCATGACCTTCGCAAACATCACCTCTGAAACTGCAGAATGGATACAAGACAAAGCTTTGTATCTCTTAGCCACTTTTTCAGAATGGTGCTTGATTTGATTCAGTGTTGGGTTTTCTAGCAGTGGATTTGGTTGCTTATCTATCTCAACCACATCCTACAAATCAAAAGCTCTTAAGTAGGCTTTCATCTTCACTGCCCATGCTGCATAATTTTCACCAGAAAAAACTGGTGCAGATACCCCTATAAAGCTGTCTGAGGCCATGGTTTGTGTGCTCAGTTTCTTCTCCCTCTTGCATATACTAGCCTTCCCTTTTCTTCAAACTGCTTCTTTGGCACAAGTCTTTACAAAGAACtgaaggctctgataccaattgttgatttttttaatggagatttggaagcaaagaaagcaagaaaaatgcaaaaaacataaaagagaaaaagaaaacaaagagataAAATGGAAGTCtgttttccttttgtttttgtgACTAGGAACATTATCATTTCTTTGTCatacatttatatttacataGTTTTTCCTAACCCATGTACAAAAGCAGCTTAAATTAAGCTTATCCACACAAATTCTTACAAACTAACCAAACTTTAAATCAAAGTACACCTAACATAACAActataatttagtttggttgCATTCTAATTAAAAGCATTACAAAATAGTTAAGGAAGTTTGTCACCATTGTAAGGctgcaaaaaaataattcaaatcatCTTCAGCTTTCTGCACCAGAATCATCTtcaaaaaattcagaattttcGGCAATGAACTTCAATGTTCCATAGCTTCAACAATTCTAATGTTTGTAAACAAATTGATGTCAAATGATTTCTACTTTTTCGGAGCCTTCAAGTATTGctctatttattttgttatacaCTTGGCTCACTATTTTGGGGATATGAGATACTTGGGCCcatcataaattcaaaatttgatcaaatcacATAACATTCTCGGTAAACAAATTGGATGTTCCAGAAACAATATAACtacaagaaaatgaaataaaatgagAGGGAAAAACATATGACAAATATAACAGGATCCTAGATTTGCTAATATCTCAGCTGTAAAGCATATGTCCCGGTACCACCGCAGACCTGAGTGAAAAATGTCAATTATATTTCAGACATATGCATGGAAGCTTTTCTTTATTCCCCGCACAAGCAGAATGATGATTGTGATTATAcgcttttctttatttctccCCCACAAGCAGAATGATGGCCACGACAATAACCATTTGCCAAAAATACCCTGCCAAAATCACACACTTAGGCCTTTTGCTTAAGGGGCTTAACAGTCTCCCATGTGAAATCCGGGTCATTGCGACCAAAATGACCATAGGCTGCCGTTTTCCGGTACCTGAAGTTGCCTCCTCTTTTCAGATCAAGATTGATAGCAATCATTCCAGGCCGGAAGTCAAAATTCTCCTTAATCAAAGCGAGAATGTCACTGTCTGGGATTTTTCCTGTCATGTAAGTGTTAACGAACACTGAAAGTGGTTCTGGCACACCAATTGCATAAGATACCTGCACAATACAACGGCGTGCAAGCCCTGAAGCCACTACACTTTTTGCCGCTTGCCTAACAATGTACGCACCACTCCTATCCACCTTGGTAGGATCTTTTCCAGAGAGGGCACCTCCACCGTGAGCACCCCACCCACCATATGTATCAACAATGATTTTCCGACCAGTGAGTCCAGCATCTCCATGAGGTCCACCAATAACAAACCGACCTGAAGGATTAAGGTGGAAGATGGTTTTCTCATCGAGATACTGAGCAGGGATAACAGGCTTAATCACATACTCTTTCAAGTCTTGAGCAATCTTCTCATTGGTAACAGTCTCATCATGTTGTGTCGAAATGAGAACGGTATGAACTCGAACTGGGACCATGGCACCACCTTCATTACGATACTCAACAGTCACTTGGGTCTTACCATCAGGCCGCAACCATGGGCATTTGTTGTTCTTTCTGACCTCAGTGAGCTTGGCACCAAGCTTGGTAGCAAGGACATGAGTTAGTGGCATGAGCTCGGATGTTTCATCAGTGGCATAGCCAAACATGTGTCCCTGATCACCAGCTCCAATTTCCTCAGGTTTCTTGCTGAGATGCCCATGAACTCCTTGGGCAATGTCAGGGCTCTGTTGCTCAATATTAACAAGAACCTTGCATTTATTAGCATCAAGGCCAACGTCGGCTGATGTGAACCCAATACGTCTACAAGTATCTCGAACTATTTTCTCATAGTCTATTTTCGCCTCGGTTGTGATCTCACCAAACACCATAACCATGTTAGTCTTGGTACAAGTCTCACAAGCAACTTCGCTCTCAGGATCCTGTTCTAAACAGGCATCCAGGATAGCATCGGAAACCTGGTCACAAAGCTTGTCGGGATGACCTTCATTGACAGATTCAGAAGTGAAGAGAAAAGTTTCCATCTTTGAACTGAGAGAGATAGTAAGAAATAACGTTAACTACAATGTTCTTCACTACTCAAATAAGGAATAAATTCCCAACACTCACCATTTAAGATCAGATCAATAAAATTAGTactcaataataataaaagggtTGTATCAGGCAAACCTTAATAGAagacaaatttttttagtttaattgcattgaaattattcttttttatactTTAGTACATAATATACATTGAAAtaagttttttctcttttctaagACAACCCATAgatcaataaaaatcaaacaatatttttttttttaattcaaacaacAAGCATCTCTCCACCCAGAATCTAAATCCTATAAAGCTCAATAATACGCCATTCACAACGCAACaaacatcaaattataatatcagaAGACAAACACATAAAGATTAAAACTTTGATAAACCCAGATGCCAAAACATTAGTATTAAGAATTTAACAGTCTATCTCCAACACTCAAATGAAAACACAAGACAAAGAATCTGAAAAAGATCTAAAGGAAAGTACCTTTAACTGAAAATTGAGTTCAGTAGATAGATCTGTGAAGCGAAGAAAAGGGTTTGGTAAGTGAGAAAGAGTGATTTATAGAAAGAGCAGTTTCGAATGACTCGTTCTCGTTCTCTCACTTGTATTTGCTTTCCCCGCTCATTTCGCAGGTTTCCACTTGTGCTCTTCCGGTTTTTATGGGCAAACGGGGTTTAATCTTTTCGGTTTGGAGTAGATTTTTAATTGATCTAGACGATTTGATTTGTTAGGTTTCTGTAAGTGGGAGAGTAAACGGTTATGACTGAAGTAGGGAGATGTGAGTGATTGCAGGTGACACTGGCTTTACAACTGCCCACCAGTATTGTTGGTTCGTAAGTGGGTCCTGTTCCCACGAACTTGGAGGATTGCTGGCCAATCCAGTGCTCACATCTGACCACGTCACCACGCGGCCTTTCACatgtgattttgttttcttacagaaaagaaagaagatgggctaattgttgataaatttggttcaaatattatccaatTTCAATTTAACAAATCACAGTTGGTTTACTGATTAGTCTCACGATTTCTGGATTCTTGAAAAAACCATTCTCATCTGTTCAAAGTTTGTCAAATTTTGTAAATCACttaattcaattgaattgtCTTCTTTCTGCATCTCCTGGTTCTGAAGTGAGGACCTGAAAGCTACAAATATGGAACACAGATAGTATCACTGCCCTCAGCAAAGTCATCAGTAGAAGTATTTTGCCCATGTTCATTTTTTGCCTAAATCACAAGGTTCTGTGGTTAGTAACTGAGGCCAAGTTGAAGTCCGAAGGCTGCATGGATGAGAAACAGTGTCATGATCCCACTACCCAAGATCCCATGAACACTTAATCCAGGATTACCCTGCACCAGCATTCAAATCGaacaagaagaaatgaaaatgaaggtCCCCAAATTACTATTAACTTGTATTATTGTTCAACATTTTAACCCCAAATAATGTGGGCAGAATTGTCTGTATGGTCAATGAAACCTGTGACAGCATGAGGGGTACAACAAACATATAGTTATCACTTATCAGCTAGTTTCTCAACAAATAGAAAGAGAACATTTCTTCTTTGTCTGGGGAAATGTACCTCTCAAATATAGGTTTGTTCGAAGTAAGAAGTGATGTAATTCCACCGGTTGCACCTAAAGCAAAGAAGAGAAACATGCCACCAAGAAGCTTTGGGTGCAAGTCTTTGGCATTAGCCTTCTCTTCCTGAAGTGATCCAAAGTATATTAAGGCTGTCGCTAAATGTTGAGAATGTTTTGCAATGAAAATCCTTACCACATCATCAGAAAATCGTATGCGAAAACCCAGATATGTTCCATAACCACCCATGGCAAACAGCACAACAGCCTTAGAATTCTACAACACATAAATAGACATAAGGAATTTGATGTATTGTATGCTATAGGTTCCATTAacaaatgtataaaaattagataaattggCGTGAAGCTTAAAGAAGGAATATGCCATGTTGCCAGGGTGACCCAGTGCACAAGCCAGTTAGGAAGATTCCAAGACTGCACAAGCTCAACAAAAGGCCCAAAAAGAGGCCTAACAATCCCAGCTGTTCACATATTTTGACCAACAATGAGTAAAATTAGAGATCAGACTGAGTTGGAAACCAAGTTAATGCCTTCCAAATTACGCAACATTAGATTTAAGGTTTACAAGGAGAAACACAGTGTACTAAGCCTGCAAATGCTTTTCCGATAGTCAAAGCTTATATTGCTCAAATCAAACTCTACTGGGTAGAAATCACAATCAAATTAATTCCAGACTTGAATTTGTTACTGTTATGATACTTCATCTGAAATTTGCAACATAAGTGATTCAGAGAGTGCATCAAAATGCTGATATATTCAGAATAATGCGTAATACCTCCAGGAAGTGCAGCTACAAATAGCAAAGTTAGAGGAGATAGCGAGTATAAAACTACACTGTCTCATATGGCTGTTGAGTTTCTTTTTCACTTCTTCAGCCACTTCATTAGCTTAAAGAATCTCATTCTTCAATGCAAAAGATCGACTGAAGACATCccttatttttcttcaagtAGACAACTTAAAACGCAAGAACCCAGTTGAGATTCTACAAGAAGTTGGTGGAGCATTAGGAAATGACGAAGTGGGTAAATGAGAAGAAGAGGTCTTCAAGCTCAGAGTAGCTTCTCCAAAAGCATTCATCTCTGCCATTTGTGGAAAGACTGCCACTACAGTCTAGTTTGCACTGTGTTTGTGGTGTGGTGGATTAAGTCGCTTGGCAGTGAGAACTTGAAGTGGAGATAGACGGGAGGTGAAGTGGGGAAGGTGGTGAAAGAGACACGCCAATACAATCAATTAGATAACAAATTTCCTCGTGGTCTCAACAATCTCTCTCCTATCAGTCATGGAATCTTTTTGGTGCTTTGCTATCAACTGTACTTAACATTCAAGAGCATTCTCCTCCATCAA
Encoded proteins:
- the LOC123201497 gene encoding S-adenosylmethionine synthase 2-like, with translation METFLFTSESVNEGHPDKLCDQVSDAILDACLEQDPESEVACETCTKTNMVMVFGEITTEAKIDYEKIVRDTCRRIGFTSADVGLDANKCKVLVNIEQQSPDIAQGVHGHLSKKPEEIGAGDQGHMFGYATDETSELMPLTHVLATKLGAKLTEVRKNNKCPWLRPDGKTQVTVEYRNEGGAMVPVRVHTVLISTQHDETVTNEKIAQDLKEYVIKPVIPAQYLDEKTIFHLNPSGRFVIGGPHGDAGLTGRKIIVDTYGGWGAHGGGALSGKDPTKVDRSGAYIVRQAAKSVVASGLARRCIVQVSYAIGVPEPLSVFVNTYMTGKIPDSDILALIKENFDFRPGMIAINLDLKRGGNFRYRKTAAYGHFGRNDPDFTWETVKPLKQKA